From the genome of Deltaproteobacteria bacterium, one region includes:
- the tpiA gene encoding triose-phosphate isomerase, whose translation MRRPVFAANWKMYKTARETREFLRSFLPQISGVSERDIVIAPPFTSLSAAWEEITASGSAGCVGLGAQDVYPEKEGAFTGEISLPMLEEFHVTWVIVGHSERRGILGEDDDFIARKVASVLSYGMKAILCVGETLNERETGRTSQVLDAQLTGSLSHVPTGREDELVIAYEPVWAIGTGKTATPVQAQETHQWIRHYLERRFSPSLAEKMRILYGGSVKPENIDALMAQSDIDGVLVGGASLNPDSFVKIATVPLAACTQY comes from the coding sequence ATGAGAAGGCCTGTATTTGCAGCCAACTGGAAGATGTACAAGACGGCCCGGGAAACACGGGAGTTTCTGCGCTCCTTTCTCCCACAGATCTCAGGTGTGTCCGAACGGGACATCGTCATTGCCCCTCCCTTTACCTCCCTTTCCGCCGCCTGGGAGGAGATCACCGCTTCCGGGTCAGCGGGCTGCGTCGGCTTGGGGGCACAGGACGTCTATCCCGAAAAGGAAGGGGCCTTTACAGGAGAGATCTCTCTTCCCATGCTCGAGGAATTCCACGTGACATGGGTCATCGTAGGCCACTCTGAGCGGCGGGGCATCCTGGGTGAAGATGATGATTTCATCGCCCGCAAGGTGGCCTCGGTCCTCTCCTACGGGATGAAGGCCATCCTGTGCGTCGGTGAGACCCTCAATGAACGGGAAACCGGTAGGACCAGCCAGGTCCTCGATGCACAACTGACCGGAAGTCTCTCCCACGTGCCGACTGGCAGGGAAGACGAGCTTGTCATTGCTTACGAACCGGTCTGGGCCATCGGAACCGGCAAGACAGCGACTCCGGTACAGGCCCAGGAGACCCACCAGTGGATCCGTCACTATCTTGAACGGCGATTCTCCCCCTCTCTTGCAGAAAAGATGCGCATCTTGTATGGTGGCTCGGTCAAACCGGAAAACATCGACGCACTCATGGCACAGTCTGACATAGACGGCGTACTCGTCGGTGGTGCATCCCTGAATCCAGACAGTTTTGTTAAAATCGCCACCGTCCCCCTTGCAGCGTGTACACAGTACTAA
- a CDS encoding phosphoglycerate kinase, protein MFRTLNEISVSGNRVLMRVDFNVPLDADLSVTDDTRIRAAIPSIRHILEHKGRLVLCSHLGRPKGERIEKFSLKPAALRLGELLEKEVVFVPDCVGPDVERAVASLPEGGVALLENLRFHAGETKNDPAFSAALASLADVYVNDAFAVSHRAHASVVGVAERVQIRAAGFLLEKEIRYFEKAMKDPARPLVAILGGAKVSGKLGAIRNILTIVDTLIIGGAMANTFLVSQGIGMGTSLVEPDLVQTAAHILKDAREAGKKIYLPVDFVVATELSPSAATKIVPAMEVPNGWMALDIGPATVTLFCEAIADARTIVWNGPMGAFETDAFSRGTTAMAQAVGSSHALTIVGGGDTNAAIHKAGEERNVSYMSTGGGAFLALLEGKKLPGIAVLEKDGDGK, encoded by the coding sequence ATGTTCCGGACCTTGAACGAGATATCCGTATCCGGCAATCGGGTGCTCATGAGGGTCGATTTCAACGTCCCATTGGATGCCGACCTCTCTGTCACTGACGACACACGCATTCGGGCCGCCATCCCGAGCATCAGACACATTCTCGAACACAAGGGCCGCCTCGTTCTCTGTTCTCATCTCGGACGGCCAAAAGGGGAACGGATCGAAAAATTCAGTCTGAAACCAGCGGCCCTCCGCCTCGGGGAACTCCTGGAGAAAGAGGTCGTCTTTGTTCCCGACTGTGTGGGGCCGGATGTGGAACGCGCCGTCGCATCTCTCCCGGAGGGCGGCGTGGCCCTTCTTGAAAACCTCCGGTTCCATGCCGGTGAGACCAAGAACGATCCCGCCTTTTCCGCAGCCCTTGCCTCCCTTGCAGATGTCTATGTGAACGACGCCTTTGCTGTCTCCCACCGTGCGCATGCCTCTGTGGTGGGCGTGGCGGAGAGGGTACAGATCCGTGCTGCCGGATTCCTCCTCGAAAAGGAGATCCGCTATTTCGAGAAGGCCATGAAAGACCCTGCCCGTCCGTTGGTCGCCATACTTGGAGGGGCCAAGGTCTCGGGAAAGCTCGGAGCGATCCGGAACATCCTCACCATCGTAGATACCCTCATCATCGGCGGGGCCATGGCCAACACATTTCTCGTATCCCAGGGGATCGGCATGGGCACATCCCTCGTGGAGCCCGACCTCGTTCAGACGGCCGCACACATCCTAAAGGATGCAAGAGAGGCGGGAAAGAAGATCTATCTACCCGTGGACTTCGTTGTGGCCACGGAACTCTCCCCTTCGGCAGCAACCAAGATCGTCCCGGCCATGGAGGTCCCGAACGGATGGATGGCTCTCGACATCGGCCCTGCCACAGTAACCCTCTTTTGCGAGGCCATCGCCGATGCCAGGACCATCGTCTGGAACGGCCCCATGGGTGCATTTGAAACCGACGCCTTCAGTCGTGGAACGACTGCCATGGCCCAGGCCGTGGGCTCGTCTCACGCCCTGACCATTGTGGGCGGCGGAGACACAAATGCGGCAATCCATAAGGCAGGGGAAGAACGGAACGTCTCGTACATGTCCACGGGCGGAGGGGCATTTCTCGCGCTTCTCGAGGGGAAAAAGCTCCCTGGCATCGCTGTCCTCGAGAAAGATGGGGATGGAAAATGA
- a CDS encoding glyceraldehyde-3-phosphate dehydrogenase, producing MKLGINGLGRIGKLTLWHHIARRSFSEIVVNTGREIGRGLEDIASIIERDSTYGRLGTYLRGHLTGRVVENLNEQAGTMTVDGIPVKILRKNRNPREIEWAQEGVRLVVDTTGVFTDPTTPADAPKGALRGHLEAGASKVILSAPFKIKDKALSMPEDAVTTVMGINDDDYDPARHCLISAASCTTTCLSYMVKPLLDHFGAKRILAASMVTIHAATGSQVVLDRLPKAGATDLRKNRSVFNNIILTSTGAAKALALVIPEMKKIGFIAESVRVPTTTGSLIVLALSIHDESLETPINRSIINDIYRAAADGPMKGRLLYTEEQHVSGDIIGLPAAAAIIEGTETHTRTAVIEVDPTLACKGLQGGEIICSTIQIPVTQVVVYGWYDNEFGSYTNMLGERTVTVADSML from the coding sequence ATGAAACTCGGCATCAACGGGCTTGGACGGATCGGAAAGCTCACCCTATGGCACCATATCGCACGCCGTTCCTTTTCGGAGATCGTCGTCAACACCGGACGCGAGATCGGAAGAGGCCTTGAAGACATCGCCTCCATTATTGAGCGAGACAGCACGTACGGACGATTGGGCACCTACCTGAGAGGACACCTCACAGGACGCGTTGTGGAAAACCTCAACGAGCAGGCCGGGACCATGACCGTGGACGGCATTCCTGTCAAGATCCTTCGCAAAAACAGAAATCCGCGCGAGATAGAATGGGCACAGGAAGGGGTGCGCCTCGTCGTGGATACCACCGGTGTCTTCACCGACCCCACCACCCCGGCCGACGCCCCGAAAGGGGCCCTACGCGGGCATCTTGAGGCAGGCGCATCCAAAGTCATCCTCTCCGCCCCATTCAAGATCAAGGACAAGGCCCTCTCCATGCCCGAGGACGCCGTCACAACCGTGATGGGAATCAACGATGACGACTACGACCCGGCAAGGCACTGCCTTATATCCGCTGCTTCCTGCACCACCACATGCCTTTCTTACATGGTGAAGCCGCTTCTCGACCACTTCGGCGCAAAAAGGATCCTCGCAGCGTCCATGGTGACGATCCATGCGGCCACGGGAAGCCAGGTGGTCCTCGACCGCCTCCCCAAGGCCGGGGCAACGGATCTCAGGAAGAACCGAAGCGTTTTCAACAACATCATTCTCACCTCCACGGGTGCTGCCAAGGCGCTGGCCCTCGTCATCCCGGAGATGAAAAAGATCGGTTTCATAGCCGAATCCGTGCGCGTACCCACCACAACAGGCTCCCTAATCGTCCTCGCCCTCTCCATCCATGACGAAAGTCTCGAGACCCCCATCAACCGCTCCATCATAAACGACATCTATCGTGCAGCAGCCGATGGCCCCATGAAGGGGCGTCTCCTATACACCGAGGAGCAGCATGTCTCCGGGGATATCATCGGGCTTCCGGCAGCAGCAGCCATTATCGAAGGAACAGAGACCCACACGCGGACAGCAGTCATCGAGGTGGACCCGACCCTTGCGTGCAAGGGCCTCCAAGGCGGAGAAATCATTTGCTCGACCATCCAGATACCGGTCACACAGGTGGTAGTTTACGGTTGGTACGACAACGAGTTCGGAAGCTACACCAACATGTTGGGCGAAAGGACTGTTACTGTGGCCGATTCCATGCTCTAA
- a CDS encoding phosphoenolpyruvate synthase → MTSVIESEALRRNLAETAVTSVDFDPKYLVLKDAFQDYKGVSSSLDQLLFELHHPYRNWTGVISDLRSFALKNLSHAIRSPLAVEAVEVLAEAFVDLMETAPKSEHRQASVDGLLAFLEKVSRTLSPEALAQTLPPLKKIFGRLCACPDDAILALAKSHHPLARTLLAFDAALRPTDDALSPFWETAAHLLSRVLEATYAFWKKQKCPLAWLEETSTEVPGLPADERSRLADLLAPVSGKRIAGLASTLHGLSSSDREAVRAMARMPGHLDIVRAYRDIANTLAQRSCTLPAPKAGDGTSSAREALENITLLFLFHLVEIEPLSAIHEEILRQINRSLLCLVKTAEFRQLQEILPKNFELLRRRVGNFPLTALQCIEALGNEVFRRDSDRLTELFLEHVVDFGFQTPKIHGVDAEWQIQCNASHLHNIRTWLRLIGHKPKACGTLLSALIINIKLAGTCIKDTDLFQKDVTQLLNCDIEPIYNLVKQFCRLLPVYFSEIGAEGLLRDVSTEIDEIHGRRDPLIHFLRKQCHVESSDLIVDFIESILCFWFNGDKKYLTPYLPPEVLSRIMPHGPYVDHLRALLRHLAEDLGLEPFAEGLPKLLHVSEDVLSRKLEAVADIPPQEKRRLQLLLQLYRLETLKYRLGTQEIRHYLEEARAWSGENLDAVLGILDDKNPAKRLHVILDHLEALKKIILSPERFEPREDIYFKRHIAVDIPSMYGRYHERKFDALGMSFRLEQLANRAFEELVSGFDLSFLTREGFIRIARYLRLFSRAIEIDGIHSRQFSTYLTLLEQSLEIRRFSFPQYLDIVKGLSEGVKDMINVYYISPHATNIARIVSKIEREDLLPKYRQGNEGKSDAEIEHQLAERFLRDMIASSLGLQQLDIFLGRIHHVLSEQNEALAPQDLDLMLSYNSDKILCPIHEPVPSTRNLIHLGNKGFNLVLLAEEGLPVPPGTIVTTEVFRCSPIIQKFPRAYRDFKWQLLTCIKKIENMTGKRYGDPANPLLLSVRSGAAISMPGMMATIINVGCNPEIAEGLSKNTGNLWFSWDNYRRFLQSWAMALGMDREPFTRLMIGHKKRHGVEKKRAFTGDQMKDLALSYRRIIEEQGLELTDDPFEQLFMAIRLVLSSWDSPKAHAYREIMGISDRWGTAVIIQAMAFGNISLESGTGVVLTANPQKKLDQVCLWGDFTPGNQGEDIVSGLVSTYPISIEQKEILGLDTDLTLEEAFPEIYSALLSYTTRLIYERKWTPQEIEFTFEGPSSKDLYILQTRNMTTRKREKLPSFVPGPDLDQDFLGHGIGVSGGSLSGKAVFSLVEIEKFRAQEPGTPLILVRSDTVPDDIREIAMADGLLTSRGGQTSHAAIVALRLNKTCVVGVRQLQVFESKGLALFDGKTIHSGDLVSIDGKKGMVYKNRHPVLDEFVYPYTTAD, encoded by the coding sequence GTGACATCCGTCATAGAATCCGAGGCCCTTCGGCGAAATCTTGCGGAAACTGCGGTAACCTCCGTTGACTTCGATCCGAAATACCTGGTCCTGAAGGACGCCTTTCAGGACTACAAGGGGGTCTCTTCATCCCTGGATCAACTCCTTTTCGAACTGCACCATCCGTACCGCAACTGGACAGGGGTCATATCTGACCTCCGCTCCTTCGCCCTCAAGAACCTCTCCCATGCGATAAGATCCCCCCTGGCGGTCGAGGCCGTCGAGGTCCTGGCGGAGGCCTTTGTCGATCTCATGGAGACGGCCCCCAAGAGCGAACACAGGCAGGCCTCCGTTGACGGGCTCCTTGCCTTTCTTGAAAAGGTTTCTCGCACCCTTTCGCCCGAGGCCCTCGCCCAAACCCTGCCGCCCCTGAAAAAGATCTTTGGGCGGCTGTGCGCATGCCCGGACGATGCCATTCTCGCCCTTGCCAAAAGTCACCACCCTTTAGCCCGAACCCTGCTTGCTTTCGACGCGGCGCTAAGACCAACGGACGACGCATTGAGTCCATTTTGGGAGACCGCGGCGCATCTCCTCTCTCGGGTCCTGGAGGCGACCTATGCGTTTTGGAAGAAACAGAAATGCCCTCTTGCCTGGCTCGAGGAAACCTCAACAGAAGTGCCTGGCCTTCCAGCAGACGAACGCTCCCGACTCGCCGACCTTCTCGCCCCCGTCTCCGGCAAACGCATTGCAGGCCTTGCCTCGACACTCCACGGCTTATCCTCCTCGGACAGGGAGGCAGTCCGCGCCATGGCCCGCATGCCTGGGCATCTTGACATCGTCAGGGCGTACCGAGACATCGCAAACACCCTCGCCCAGAGATCGTGCACCCTTCCCGCTCCCAAGGCCGGAGACGGCACCTCCTCCGCACGGGAGGCATTAGAGAACATCACACTCCTGTTCCTTTTCCATCTCGTCGAGATCGAACCACTTTCCGCCATACATGAGGAGATCCTTCGACAAATCAACCGAAGCCTGCTCTGCCTCGTCAAGACAGCCGAGTTCCGCCAGCTCCAGGAGATACTGCCCAAAAACTTCGAGCTCCTCAGACGCCGCGTGGGAAACTTCCCCCTCACCGCACTCCAGTGCATCGAGGCCCTTGGAAACGAGGTGTTCCGAAGGGATTCGGATCGTCTCACCGAACTCTTTCTTGAACACGTCGTGGATTTCGGCTTCCAGACCCCGAAGATACATGGCGTGGACGCCGAGTGGCAGATCCAGTGTAACGCGTCACACCTTCACAACATCCGGACATGGCTTAGACTCATCGGCCACAAACCCAAGGCATGCGGCACCCTCCTTTCCGCCCTCATCATCAACATCAAACTTGCAGGGACCTGTATCAAGGACACGGACCTTTTTCAAAAGGACGTTACCCAACTCCTCAACTGCGATATCGAGCCCATTTACAATCTGGTCAAGCAATTCTGCCGGCTCCTGCCTGTGTATTTCAGCGAAATCGGGGCAGAGGGGCTTCTTCGGGACGTCTCTACCGAGATCGACGAGATCCATGGCAGGCGGGATCCCCTCATCCATTTCCTGAGAAAACAATGCCATGTCGAAAGCAGCGATCTCATCGTGGACTTCATCGAGTCCATCCTGTGTTTCTGGTTCAACGGAGACAAGAAATACCTGACTCCCTACCTGCCCCCTGAGGTCCTTTCCAGGATCATGCCCCATGGGCCATACGTGGATCATCTGCGCGCCCTCTTGAGGCATCTGGCTGAGGATCTCGGTCTCGAACCCTTTGCAGAAGGACTTCCGAAGCTCCTCCACGTGTCCGAAGACGTCCTCTCCCGAAAACTCGAGGCGGTGGCGGACATCCCCCCCCAAGAGAAAAGACGCCTCCAGCTTCTGCTCCAGCTCTATCGACTGGAGACCCTCAAATACCGTCTCGGCACCCAGGAGATCCGCCACTATCTCGAGGAGGCCCGGGCCTGGAGCGGTGAAAACCTTGATGCCGTCCTCGGGATCCTCGACGATAAAAACCCTGCAAAACGGCTCCATGTCATACTCGACCACCTGGAGGCCCTCAAGAAGATCATCCTGAGCCCGGAACGTTTCGAGCCGCGGGAGGATATCTACTTCAAACGGCATATCGCCGTGGACATACCTTCCATGTATGGGCGTTATCACGAGCGAAAATTCGACGCCCTCGGCATGTCCTTCCGGCTGGAACAACTCGCCAACCGGGCATTCGAAGAGCTGGTGAGCGGATTTGATCTCTCTTTCCTTACGCGCGAGGGCTTCATTCGAATCGCCCGCTATCTTCGCCTCTTCTCTCGGGCCATAGAGATCGACGGCATCCATTCCAGGCAGTTTTCCACCTATCTGACACTCCTCGAACAGTCCCTCGAGATCAGACGTTTCTCCTTCCCCCAGTATCTCGACATCGTCAAAGGGCTCTCCGAGGGGGTGAAGGACATGATCAACGTCTACTACATCAGTCCGCACGCCACGAACATTGCGAGGATCGTGTCCAAAATCGAGAGGGAGGACCTCCTCCCCAAGTACCGGCAGGGAAACGAAGGGAAATCGGATGCCGAGATCGAACACCAACTGGCGGAAAGATTCCTCCGGGACATGATCGCATCGAGCTTGGGACTCCAGCAGCTCGACATCTTTCTCGGGCGGATCCATCACGTCCTTTCAGAACAAAACGAGGCCCTCGCCCCCCAGGACCTGGATCTCATGCTGAGTTACAACTCTGACAAGATCTTATGCCCGATCCACGAACCCGTTCCTTCGACCCGTAACCTCATCCACCTCGGGAACAAGGGGTTCAACCTGGTACTACTTGCCGAGGAAGGGCTTCCAGTTCCCCCTGGAACGATCGTCACCACCGAGGTCTTTCGCTGCTCACCCATCATCCAGAAATTCCCCCGTGCCTATCGGGACTTCAAGTGGCAACTTCTCACATGCATCAAAAAGATCGAGAACATGACGGGGAAGAGGTATGGAGATCCGGCAAATCCGCTTCTCCTTTCCGTCAGAAGCGGAGCAGCCATTTCCATGCCCGGCATGATGGCGACCATCATCAACGTGGGCTGCAACCCCGAGATCGCCGAAGGTCTCTCCAAAAACACCGGGAACCTCTGGTTCTCCTGGGACAATTACCGTCGGTTCCTCCAGTCCTGGGCCATGGCCCTCGGCATGGATCGGGAGCCATTCACTCGGCTCATGATAGGGCACAAAAAACGACACGGGGTGGAGAAAAAACGGGCCTTCACCGGAGATCAGATGAAGGATCTGGCACTATCCTACCGGCGGATCATCGAAGAGCAGGGCCTTGAACTCACGGATGACCCCTTTGAGCAGCTCTTCATGGCCATTCGACTCGTCCTGTCATCGTGGGATTCACCCAAGGCCCATGCGTACCGGGAGATCATGGGCATATCCGACAGGTGGGGAACAGCCGTCATCATCCAGGCCATGGCCTTTGGGAACATCTCCCTCGAATCCGGCACAGGTGTCGTCCTGACGGCAAATCCGCAAAAAAAACTGGACCAGGTGTGCCTCTGGGGGGATTTCACTCCGGGAAACCAGGGGGAGGATATCGTGAGCGGCCTTGTCTCCACGTATCCCATCTCCATCGAGCAGAAAGAGATCCTTGGTCTCGACACGGATCTCACTCTCGAGGAGGCCTTTCCGGAGATATATTCTGCCCTCCTTAGCTACACCACCCGCCTCATCTACGAAAGGAAATGGACCCCACAGGAGATCGAATTCACGTTCGAGGGCCCTTCCAGTAAAGACCTCTACATCCTACAGACCCGAAACATGACCACAAGAAAGAGGGAAAAACTCCCCTCCTTCGTCCCGGGGCCAGACCTCGATCAGGACTTTCTCGGACACGGGATCGGCGTCAGCGGCGGCTCCTTGTCTGGAAAGGCCGTTTTCTCCCTGGTCGAAATCGAAAAATTCCGTGCCCAAGAACCTGGCACACCCCTTATTCTTGTGCGATCCGACACCGTCCCCGACGACATTCGGGAAATCGCCATGGCTGACGGGCTCCTCACGTCCCGGGGAGGCCAGACATCCCATGCCGCCATCGTGGCCCTGAGGCTCAACAAGACGTGCGTCGTCGGGGTGCGCCAGCTCCAGGTTTTCGAATCGAAAGGTCTCGCCCTCTTCGACGGAAAGACCATCCATTCGGGGGATCTCGTCAGTATCGACGGGAAAAAGGGTATGGTATATAAAAATAGACATCCCGTCCTTGACGAATTCGTATATCCCTATACAACTGCCGATTGA
- the gap gene encoding type I glyceraldehyde-3-phosphate dehydrogenase gives MAIRVGINGFGRIGRNILRASLTYEEFQDIEIVAINDLSDVKTLAHLLKYDSVMGRFPRPVGTHPQGILVDGREIRISAHKDPSQIPWLDAGVEYVVESTGKFRDAELARGHLEAGAKKVIITAPAKGEDITIVMGVNEDDYDGTRHHIVSNASCTTNCLAPIARVLLDRFGIVSGFMTTVHAYTNDQRILDFPHSDLRRARAAAVNMIPTKTGAAAAVSKVIPELAGKLDGMAVRVPTPDVSMVDLVVNVEKATTVTEVNDALRSASGRYLGYTEEPLVSTDFLMDQHSSIVDGLSTKVIHETLVKVIAWYDNEWGYSNRVLDLIHHMEAQKSL, from the coding sequence ATGGCGATACGAGTCGGCATCAACGGGTTTGGCAGAATCGGACGTAACATCTTAAGGGCCTCCCTGACGTACGAGGAATTTCAGGACATCGAGATCGTTGCCATCAACGACCTCTCGGACGTCAAGACCCTTGCTCACCTCCTGAAATATGACTCCGTCATGGGGCGATTCCCGCGCCCTGTTGGCACACATCCCCAAGGGATACTTGTGGACGGTCGCGAGATCAGGATCAGCGCCCACAAGGACCCGTCCCAGATTCCATGGCTGGATGCTGGTGTAGAATATGTCGTCGAGTCCACCGGCAAGTTCCGTGACGCAGAACTCGCCCGCGGACACTTGGAGGCCGGGGCGAAAAAGGTCATCATCACCGCCCCTGCAAAAGGGGAAGACATCACGATCGTCATGGGGGTCAACGAGGACGATTATGACGGAACGCGTCACCACATCGTCTCGAATGCATCCTGCACCACGAATTGTCTCGCACCCATCGCACGGGTGTTACTGGACCGGTTCGGGATCGTAAGCGGCTTCATGACCACGGTCCATGCCTATACCAACGATCAGCGGATCCTCGACTTCCCTCATTCCGATCTGAGACGGGCGCGTGCTGCAGCCGTGAACATGATCCCCACCAAGACCGGTGCGGCCGCGGCCGTGAGCAAGGTGATCCCCGAACTCGCTGGCAAACTCGACGGCATGGCGGTCAGGGTCCCCACGCCGGATGTCTCCATGGTGGACCTGGTGGTCAACGTGGAGAAGGCCACCACCGTTACCGAAGTGAATGACGCCCTTCGCTCCGCATCGGGCAGATACCTCGGCTATACGGAAGAACCCCTTGTCTCCACGGATTTTCTCATGGATCAGCACTCATCCATCGTGGATGGGCTCTCCACCAAGGTCATCCATGAGACCCTCGTCAAGGTCATCGCGTGGTACGACAATGAGTGGGGATATTCGAACCGCGTCCTCGACCTCATCCATCACATGGAGGCCCAGAAATCTTTGTGA